A stretch of the Natribaculum luteum genome encodes the following:
- a CDS encoding NAD(P)/FAD-dependent oxidoreductase, whose amino-acid sequence MASHSYDVAIIGGGINGCVAAKFLADDHDVLVLEKDQIAGATTAKASGLISVAHDYIDHLEAAKYAADFFDEYDGTGNFEFTQRTNLRLIPPGTEELARSEAERIEEHFEMDYIESTSEIEDRYPGIFELDPFVGAIEVEQGGWVDPYTLTMTFKEDAEDSGADFETGVEVTDITTEDGAVTGVETNTGTYAADNVVVAMGWHTKEFVSEWVDLPIRPFRYQWVNLEVERDFPDYCPVAWDRQSQLYWRPEHNGDLHVGGGTYFVDEPGSVRTTTIEDFRRHVAMTIPEQVSNVGDARVSSEDTCHIGDTATPDERPIHDAPDDCPDGLIISTGMHGFGIMGSPVTGAAVRSLVTGEDAPFPISKYALDRFDDGPHDWSATFINESPDEIGT is encoded by the coding sequence ATGGCAAGCCATAGTTACGACGTAGCGATCATCGGCGGCGGCATCAACGGGTGCGTGGCGGCGAAGTTCCTCGCCGACGACCACGACGTACTCGTCTTGGAGAAAGACCAAATTGCGGGTGCAACGACCGCGAAGGCGTCGGGACTTATTTCGGTCGCGCACGACTACATCGACCATCTCGAGGCCGCCAAGTACGCGGCCGACTTCTTCGACGAGTACGACGGCACGGGAAACTTCGAATTCACGCAGCGCACGAATCTCCGCCTCATCCCGCCGGGGACGGAAGAACTCGCCCGGTCCGAGGCCGAACGCATCGAGGAGCACTTCGAGATGGACTACATCGAGTCGACGAGTGAGATCGAGGACCGATATCCAGGAATCTTCGAGTTGGACCCCTTCGTCGGCGCCATCGAAGTCGAGCAAGGTGGCTGGGTCGACCCTTACACGCTGACGATGACCTTCAAGGAGGACGCTGAGGACTCTGGTGCCGACTTCGAGACCGGTGTCGAAGTAACCGACATCACCACCGAGGACGGCGCCGTTACCGGCGTCGAGACCAATACTGGCACGTACGCCGCCGATAACGTCGTCGTGGCGATGGGCTGGCACACCAAAGAATTCGTCTCCGAATGGGTCGACCTTCCCATTCGACCGTTCCGCTATCAGTGGGTCAACCTCGAGGTCGAGCGGGACTTCCCCGACTACTGCCCCGTCGCCTGGGACAGGCAGAGTCAACTCTACTGGCGCCCCGAACACAACGGCGACCTCCACGTCGGGGGCGGCACCTACTTCGTGGACGAACCGGGTTCGGTCCGCACGACGACCATCGAGGACTTCAGGCGTCACGTCGCCATGACCATCCCCGAGCAGGTGAGTAACGTCGGGGATGCCCGCGTCTCCAGTGAGGACACTTGCCACATCGGCGACACTGCGACCCCCGACGAGCGCCCCATCCACGACGCTCCTGACGACTGTCCCGACGGTCTCATCATCTCGACGGGGATGCACGGGTTCGGAATCATGGGATCGCCCGTCACCGGTGCGGCCGTGCGTTCTCTCGTCACCGGCGAGGACGCACCGTTCCCCATATCGAAGTACGCCCTCGACCGCTTCGACGACGGACCACACGACTGGAGTGCGACCTTCATCAACGAATCACCAGATGAAATCGGAACCTGA
- a CDS encoding electron transfer flavoprotein subunit beta/FixA family protein, with amino-acid sequence MQILVAVSEVADVADEFEIEDLSIPEQYLEYDLNEWDDYAVEEAVQLSEAKEDVEVVTVTIGPERAEETIRMALAKGADRAIRVWDGALAEAGYLDTRAKADLLAAVVAEESPDLVLTGVQSDDEANAATGVTLAEVLGFQWSAVVNELDLDQEAGLANVHRELEGGLEELVGVELPAVLTIQSGINEPRYASLRGIRQAQRKPLDVYSLEDLDLDAGLVDSPLEQTGLYKPESEGEATLWEGEPSETAGELAGLLQEKGVGQ; translated from the coding sequence ATGCAAATTCTCGTAGCGGTTAGTGAGGTTGCCGACGTCGCGGACGAGTTCGAGATCGAGGACCTCTCGATCCCCGAGCAGTACCTTGAGTACGACCTGAACGAATGGGATGACTACGCGGTCGAGGAGGCCGTCCAGTTGAGTGAAGCCAAGGAAGACGTTGAGGTCGTGACAGTGACGATCGGACCGGAGCGGGCAGAGGAGACGATTCGGATGGCGCTGGCGAAAGGTGCCGATCGCGCAATCCGCGTCTGGGACGGCGCGCTTGCGGAGGCCGGCTATCTTGACACCAGGGCGAAAGCCGACCTACTCGCCGCCGTTGTCGCCGAAGAATCACCTGACCTCGTGCTGACCGGAGTCCAGTCGGACGACGAGGCGAACGCTGCGACCGGCGTGACACTCGCGGAGGTACTGGGGTTCCAATGGTCGGCCGTGGTCAACGAACTGGACCTCGACCAAGAGGCGGGCCTGGCGAACGTCCACCGCGAACTGGAAGGCGGACTCGAGGAGCTTGTTGGGGTGGAACTACCGGCGGTGTTGACGATCCAGTCGGGGATCAACGAGCCCCGGTACGCGAGCTTGCGTGGCATTCGACAGGCTCAGCGTAAACCACTGGACGTCTACTCTTTGGAGGACCTCGATCTCGACGCGGGCTTGGTCGACAGTCCGCTGGAACAGACCGGGCTGTACAAACCCGAGTCAGAGGGCGAAGCGACGTTGTGGGAGGGTGAGCCTTCGGAGACGGCCGGCGAACTCGCTGGACTGCTTCAGGAGAAGGGGGTAGGCCAATGA
- a CDS encoding electron transfer flavoprotein subunit alpha/FixB family protein, whose protein sequence is MSVLVVAEHRRGELRDVSLEMITAGRQVTAATDGDLHVAVIGGRVDEYAQQLNREGVDVVYTVAEGEEFNHDVSVQTVEQLTVDLDPAVLLMPHTVNGLDYAPAVASRLDRPLVSDAIGLAVEDDLVVTRELYGSKVETSIAVGSERAAVTVRPAEWPKTEAIGDAQIETADVTIDESTIGSTVRGFEETTGGDIDITDSEILVSVGRGIDEEENLDLIFDLADELDATVSASRPIVDSGWLEKGRQVGQSGKVVTPDVYIAIGISGAVQHVAGMKDSETIVAINTDPNAPIFDIADYGIVDDLFDVVPALIEQFEA, encoded by the coding sequence ATGAGCGTGCTGGTCGTCGCTGAGCACCGTCGTGGGGAGCTACGGGACGTGAGCCTCGAGATGATTACTGCAGGGAGGCAGGTCACAGCAGCGACGGACGGCGACCTCCATGTGGCGGTGATCGGCGGCCGGGTCGACGAGTACGCTCAACAACTCAACCGCGAGGGCGTCGACGTCGTCTACACGGTCGCCGAAGGTGAGGAGTTCAACCACGATGTCTCCGTCCAGACAGTAGAACAACTCACCGTGGACCTCGATCCGGCAGTATTGTTGATGCCACACACGGTGAACGGGCTGGATTACGCGCCTGCGGTGGCGTCACGCCTGGATCGGCCGCTGGTATCTGACGCGATCGGTCTGGCGGTCGAGGACGACCTCGTGGTAACCCGGGAGCTGTACGGATCGAAAGTCGAGACATCGATCGCAGTCGGGAGCGAACGGGCCGCCGTGACGGTGCGGCCTGCGGAGTGGCCGAAAACCGAGGCGATCGGAGATGCCCAGATAGAAACCGCCGACGTGACGATTGACGAGTCCACGATCGGATCCACGGTAAGGGGATTCGAAGAGACCACCGGTGGCGATATCGACATCACGGACTCTGAAATCCTCGTCTCCGTCGGTCGCGGGATCGACGAAGAGGAGAACCTGGACCTCATCTTTGACCTGGCGGACGAATTGGACGCAACGGTGTCAGCCTCGCGTCCAATCGTCGACAGCGGCTGGCTCGAGAAAGGTCGACAGGTCGGTCAGTCCGGCAAGGTCGTAACGCCAGATGTCTACATCGCGATCGGTATCTCCGGAGCCGTCCAGCATGTCGCCGGCATGAAGGACTCGGAGACGATCGTCGCGATCAACACCGATCCGAACGCTCCAATCTTCGACATCGCCGACTACGGGATCGTCGACGATCTCTTCGACGTAGTGCCGGCGCTGATAGAACAGTTCGAGGCGTAA
- a CDS encoding ABC transporter permease, translating to MQVKELYRYGLNAATAGTYLYLYAPILVVVALSFKKGGEGFGFTLEYYKALLSAQALTSALLLSVKIALVVMVITTILSIMASFGIVRYTWPKRKSFAMAYLSLPLMLPVIVYAIGLFAVLSNLGLQRGEGAIIIGHIVYALPFATLVMVSGLQDFDTSLEEAAMDLGGDELTIMREVTLPLLAPSIIAAALFSFTLSFDEFLIAFFVGGLGDTTLPMEIWSRVRRGITPEIYSISVVVLVISISIAALATRLERS from the coding sequence ATGCAGGTGAAGGAACTCTATCGGTACGGTCTCAATGCGGCCACAGCGGGGACGTATCTCTATCTGTACGCTCCAATTCTGGTCGTCGTCGCTCTTTCGTTCAAGAAAGGAGGAGAGGGATTCGGCTTCACGCTCGAATACTACAAAGCCCTATTGAGCGCGCAGGCACTGACGAGTGCACTGCTACTCAGTGTGAAGATTGCACTCGTCGTAATGGTTATCACGACGATACTCAGCATCATGGCTAGTTTCGGCATCGTCCGATACACCTGGCCGAAGCGGAAGAGCTTTGCAATGGCATACCTCAGCCTTCCACTGATGTTACCCGTGATCGTCTACGCCATCGGACTGTTCGCGGTCCTATCGAACCTCGGCCTCCAGCGGGGTGAAGGAGCGATCATAATCGGCCACATCGTCTATGCGCTTCCGTTCGCCACACTTGTGATGGTTTCCGGGTTACAAGACTTCGACACGTCGCTCGAGGAGGCGGCAATGGACCTCGGCGGCGACGAACTGACCATCATGCGTGAAGTGACGCTGCCGCTGCTCGCGCCGAGCATTATTGCCGCTGCGCTGTTCAGTTTCACCCTCTCATTCGACGAGTTCCTCATCGCCTTCTTCGTTGGAGGACTCGGCGACACGACGCTCCCGATGGAGATCTGGTCGCGTGTCCGACGAGGTATCACCCCCGAGATCTACTCGATCAGCGTCGTGGTGCTGGTAATAAGCATCTCGATTGCGGCGCTCGCAACGCGGCTTGAACGCTCCTAG
- a CDS encoding ABC transporter permease translates to MSNKSPVRETDLATEGAPTSPDGVRAWVIDALRSEYRKGLATFGPVALLLTVVYMLPFFLLFLYSINQFQEVPMERFAFTINHYVAFLTPDALLSFNWENATYVKLLLKSLRVSLVVTFICLIISYPITYYVGQKAPQRYKTSLIMLVIIPFWTSYLIRTYAWVPILSQNGIINTTLSTLGLPKLQLLYTGLATTVGLVYVYIPFMILPLYASMNGLDNSLIEAAQDMGATRVDVFKEVIFPLTLPGAAAGSLFIFIKCAAAFITPTLLGGSNGILYANVIVSQFRELFNWNLGAALSFILLVVVLFLLWLGSRLGLNVSSRSMG, encoded by the coding sequence ATGAGTAATAAATCACCGGTTCGTGAAACCGATCTCGCCACAGAGGGAGCACCTACCAGCCCGGACGGGGTTAGAGCGTGGGTCATTGACGCCCTTCGGTCGGAGTACCGGAAAGGGTTGGCGACGTTTGGTCCCGTCGCGCTGTTGCTGACGGTCGTCTACATGTTACCATTCTTCCTCCTGTTCCTCTACAGTATTAACCAGTTCCAAGAGGTTCCGATGGAGCGCTTCGCCTTCACGATCAACCACTACGTGGCATTCCTGACCCCAGACGCGCTTCTCTCTTTCAACTGGGAAAATGCCACGTACGTTAAACTACTCCTGAAGTCGTTGCGTGTATCTCTCGTCGTAACATTCATCTGCCTGATCATATCGTATCCGATCACGTACTACGTCGGGCAGAAAGCGCCACAGCGGTACAAGACGAGCCTGATCATGCTGGTAATCATCCCGTTCTGGACGTCGTATCTGATCCGAACGTACGCCTGGGTTCCGATTCTCTCGCAAAACGGGATCATCAATACGACGCTCTCGACGCTGGGGCTCCCGAAACTGCAGCTGCTGTACACGGGACTCGCGACGACGGTCGGCCTCGTCTACGTCTACATCCCGTTCATGATCCTCCCGCTGTACGCGAGCATGAACGGCCTCGACAACTCGCTCATCGAAGCCGCACAGGACATGGGTGCGACCCGCGTCGACGTCTTCAAAGAGGTCATCTTCCCACTGACTCTGCCGGGAGCAGCCGCCGGCTCACTGTTCATCTTCATCAAGTGCGCCGCGGCGTTCATCACCCCCACACTTCTCGGCGGCAGCAACGGAATCCTCTACGCCAACGTCATCGTCTCACAATTCCGTGAACTGTTCAATTGGAACCTCGGCGCTGCCCTGTCGTTCATCCTCTTGGTCGTTGTGCTGTTCCTGTTGTGGCTTGGCAGTCGACTGGGACTGAACGTCAGCTCGAGGAGCATGGGGTAA
- a CDS encoding ABC transporter ATP-binding protein, with product MATNNANNDVVLDGVTKQFGNVVAVDDLDLYVEQGSFLTLLGPSGCGKTTTLRMIAGFEEQTEGTITIADEDVSSVAPYSRPTSMVFQSYALFPHKTVGENVAFGLKMRDVSKEERQRRAEEMLELVSLGGYQDRSIDELSGGQQQRVALARALITEPTILLLDEPLGALDMKLREEMQVELKNLQNQLGTTFVYVTHDQEEALTMSDYIAVMNDGDVEQVGTATEIYEEPETRFVADFIGDTNLIDGRYQTRGSEALVVWGNIEIPVKDTDGFSDGESVTVSIRPEKIHLTGDDPRLSGAVDDVIYQGNTMKIHIDIDGQTLVVEEHVERIDELPTIGEEVSMTWDDTQTKLFRNSTDE from the coding sequence ATGGCTACGAACAACGCGAACAACGACGTTGTGTTAGATGGCGTCACCAAACAATTCGGTAACGTTGTCGCTGTCGACGACCTCGACCTGTATGTGGAACAAGGGTCGTTCCTGACGCTTCTCGGACCATCGGGGTGTGGAAAGACGACGACACTTCGAATGATCGCCGGCTTCGAGGAGCAAACGGAAGGGACGATCACGATCGCCGACGAGGACGTCTCCTCGGTGGCGCCCTATAGCCGTCCGACGAGTATGGTGTTCCAGAGCTACGCGCTCTTCCCGCACAAAACCGTGGGGGAGAACGTCGCTTTCGGACTGAAAATGCGGGACGTGTCCAAAGAGGAACGACAGAGACGTGCCGAGGAAATGCTCGAACTGGTCTCCCTCGGCGGGTACCAAGACCGGAGTATCGACGAGCTATCTGGAGGGCAACAGCAGCGTGTCGCGCTTGCGCGAGCGCTGATTACGGAACCAACCATACTGCTTCTGGACGAACCGCTCGGTGCACTCGACATGAAACTGCGCGAAGAGATGCAAGTCGAGTTGAAGAATCTCCAGAACCAACTAGGGACGACCTTCGTGTACGTCACTCACGATCAGGAAGAGGCGCTGACGATGAGTGACTACATCGCAGTGATGAACGACGGGGACGTTGAGCAGGTGGGCACCGCGACGGAGATTTACGAGGAGCCCGAAACGCGGTTTGTCGCCGATTTCATCGGTGACACCAATCTGATCGACGGTAGGTATCAGACCCGGGGCAGTGAAGCTTTGGTCGTGTGGGGTAACATCGAGATCCCAGTCAAGGATACCGACGGGTTCTCCGACGGGGAGAGCGTAACAGTCTCGATTCGCCCCGAGAAGATCCACCTCACCGGCGACGATCCGCGTCTCTCTGGAGCTGTCGATGATGTCATTTACCAGGGGAACACGATGAAGATCCACATCGACATAGATGGTCAGACACTAGTCGTCGAAGAACACGTTGAACGGATCGACGAGCTACCGACGATAGGGGAGGAGGTATCGATGACATGGGACGATACGCAAACGAAGCTATTCAGGAATTCAACCGATGAGTAA
- a CDS encoding ABC transporter substrate-binding protein: MRKEDNQHSRRDYLKVSGTAATGILAGFAGCTGGSDNSGNSDQLNLFSWGSGYADDQFIEPFEEEHDCEVVVETFTSNADAVNKLRSIPEGTYDIVQPTNYAVERMMGNDMLEPLRLENIPAYEEYIFDELKLDVYEEDGDVYAVPATFGSTGFTYKTDTEREISTPPSIDIFWNDRFEGRMSTRDNAKVQVFYAALKLGQDPNNPDDLEAIEEELYKHAELVRTFWTSGEEVQQIMKSGEVDIMYTWDGDANLLKDEGLPVEYSFFEEGTKGWVDNQCVVKGAKHRTLAEKWIDFCASDAARDWMELNGYAIPSSAVDYTEEETEKYRLNSLDQLTIMNMVSDEMQREYDEIWSRVKSR, from the coding sequence ATGAGAAAAGAGGACAACCAACATAGTCGTAGAGACTATCTTAAAGTGAGCGGAACAGCAGCAACAGGTATTCTAGCTGGCTTTGCGGGCTGTACTGGTGGTAGCGATAACTCCGGTAACTCCGACCAGTTGAACCTGTTCAGCTGGGGTAGCGGATACGCCGACGATCAGTTCATCGAGCCGTTCGAAGAGGAACACGACTGCGAGGTGGTAGTCGAGACGTTCACCTCTAACGCCGACGCCGTCAACAAACTGCGGTCGATCCCCGAAGGAACCTACGACATCGTGCAGCCGACGAACTACGCTGTCGAGCGGATGATGGGGAACGACATGCTCGAACCACTCCGGCTGGAAAATATCCCGGCGTACGAGGAGTATATTTTCGACGAGTTAAAACTCGACGTGTACGAGGAGGACGGTGACGTGTACGCCGTTCCGGCGACGTTCGGGTCGACCGGGTTCACGTACAAGACCGATACAGAGAGAGAGATCAGCACGCCCCCAAGTATCGATATTTTCTGGAACGATCGATTCGAGGGCCGAATGTCCACCCGGGATAACGCAAAGGTTCAGGTGTTTTACGCGGCACTAAAACTCGGCCAGGACCCGAATAACCCAGACGATCTCGAAGCAATCGAGGAGGAACTGTACAAACATGCAGAACTCGTGCGCACGTTCTGGACCAGTGGAGAGGAAGTTCAACAAATTATGAAATCCGGTGAGGTCGACATCATGTACACGTGGGACGGCGACGCGAATCTCCTAAAGGATGAAGGCCTCCCCGTTGAATACTCGTTCTTCGAAGAGGGGACTAAGGGCTGGGTCGACAATCAGTGCGTGGTCAAGGGTGCGAAACACCGCACACTCGCCGAGAAATGGATCGACTTCTGCGCCAGCGACGCAGCACGTGATTGGATGGAACTGAACGGATACGCCATCCCATCCAGTGCGGTCGATTACACCGAAGAAGAGACAGAGAAGTACCGGTTGAATTCCCTGGACCAACTAACTATCATGAACATGGTTAGTGACGAGATGCAGCGCGAGTACGACGAGATTTGGTCTCGCGTGAAGTCGCGGTAA
- a CDS encoding IS701 family transposase, with the protein MLPVTSFLSCTEPIDQLECFSTRQKHHAKTYVTGLVAASNKTVQGISNHILPAKSERALNKFLTEYNWDEDQLNRERLALLQQTNDTKWSSDGVVIIDDTFTHKTGEKIPNVGKFYDHTIRGYIWGQNLVYALYADEKTTYPLGFRLYEKDAQRRVELAIELVDELIEIGVPADTYLFDMSYCSQEFVTHLETYGKEWVSAVKSDARVMYGGERIRVDALAERIDTVPRTIDGETYHIWTQKREVSRLGEVKLLITTKESNNDEEELSVKYIVSNKIDAPASYLIALYAMRWRVETFFRDTKQDLGFGDCELRHAAGTSRHWHLLMLAYSLLKLGADSMEILLYPMRA; encoded by the coding sequence ATGCTCCCTGTTACGTCGTTCCTGTCATGCACTGAGCCAATCGACCAGTTAGAGTGTTTCTCGACGAGGCAGAAACACCACGCCAAGACCTACGTTACAGGTCTTGTTGCGGCCAGCAACAAGACCGTCCAAGGCATCTCGAACCACATTCTTCCGGCCAAAAGTGAGCGTGCCCTGAACAAGTTCCTCACCGAGTACAACTGGGACGAAGACCAGCTCAACAGAGAACGTCTCGCGCTTCTCCAACAGACGAACGACACGAAGTGGAGCAGTGACGGTGTCGTCATCATTGACGACACCTTCACGCACAAAACCGGCGAGAAAATCCCGAACGTCGGAAAATTCTACGACCACACGATTCGCGGCTATATCTGGGGCCAGAATCTGGTGTATGCACTCTACGCCGACGAGAAAACCACCTATCCACTCGGATTTCGTCTCTACGAAAAAGATGCACAGCGACGGGTTGAGTTAGCTATTGAACTCGTCGATGAACTCATCGAGATAGGTGTCCCGGCGGACACCTATCTCTTCGACATGAGCTACTGTTCCCAGGAGTTCGTCACTCACCTCGAAACCTACGGCAAAGAGTGGGTTTCAGCCGTTAAAAGCGACGCACGCGTCATGTACGGTGGTGAGCGAATCCGAGTCGATGCGCTGGCCGAGCGCATCGACACCGTTCCACGCACGATCGACGGCGAAACCTACCACATCTGGACACAAAAACGCGAAGTGAGCCGTCTTGGTGAGGTGAAGCTCCTGATTACAACGAAAGAATCCAACAACGACGAGGAAGAACTGAGCGTGAAGTACATAGTCTCGAACAAAATCGATGCACCAGCGAGCTATCTCATCGCGTTGTACGCGATGCGATGGCGAGTGGAGACGTTCTTCAGGGACACCAAGCAGGATCTCGGTTTTGGAGACTGCGAGCTCCGGCATGCCGCAGGTACCAGTCGCCACTGGCACCTGCTGATGCTGGCCTACAGCCTCCTCAAGCTCGGTGCTGACTCGATGGAAATTCTGCTATATCCCATGAGAGCGTGA
- a CDS encoding IS110 family transposase, which translates to MFIGIDVHKRYSQIAVLDENGEIVEEVRVENASLDDFAQRYAGAKAALEATSNYYHIHDTLSEYLDVSVANPGELKLISDSDKKTDRVDAKQLARMVRLESIPESYVPTDEVRQARALVRGRQKLVENRTEYANKIHGLLSDHGITREVKPLSVEGREFLAELSLPEPWDALLESYLELIQVLTEQIESLEAEIEERAGSLKETQLLMTIPGVSYFTALTIYAELGEVNRFDRAKEVVSYVGLNPIIRESGDSRFEGGISKRGSGRVRWLLVQASYTAVHTCEDEYLSRFYNRLARKKNSKTAIVATARKLLVSMYHMLDREEVYDPPGVSA; encoded by the coding sequence ATGTTCATTGGAATCGACGTACACAAGCGGTACTCACAGATCGCAGTACTGGACGAAAACGGTGAGATCGTCGAAGAGGTTCGCGTCGAAAACGCGAGCCTCGACGACTTTGCCCAGCGGTACGCTGGGGCCAAAGCCGCGCTTGAAGCGACCAGCAACTACTACCACATCCATGATACTCTTTCAGAGTATCTGGATGTTAGTGTCGCTAATCCAGGCGAACTGAAGTTGATCTCCGACTCGGATAAGAAAACTGACCGCGTTGACGCGAAACAACTCGCTCGGATGGTTCGGTTGGAATCGATTCCTGAGAGCTACGTTCCAACCGACGAGGTTCGGCAAGCCCGCGCACTTGTGCGCGGGCGACAGAAACTCGTGGAGAACCGGACCGAGTACGCGAACAAGATCCACGGCTTGTTGAGTGATCACGGCATCACTCGGGAGGTAAAGCCGTTGAGTGTGGAGGGACGAGAGTTCCTGGCGGAACTCTCGCTCCCGGAACCGTGGGATGCGTTGCTGGAGTCATACCTGGAACTCATTCAGGTACTCACTGAGCAGATCGAGTCGTTGGAAGCGGAGATCGAGGAACGAGCTGGGTCTCTGAAGGAGACCCAGCTCCTGATGACGATTCCTGGTGTGAGTTACTTTACGGCGTTGACGATTTACGCGGAGTTGGGCGAGGTCAACCGGTTTGACCGGGCCAAAGAGGTCGTAAGTTACGTCGGGCTGAACCCGATAATCCGCGAGTCTGGCGACTCGCGGTTTGAGGGAGGCATCTCGAAGCGAGGATCAGGACGGGTCCGGTGGCTGCTCGTTCAAGCGTCGTACACGGCGGTTCATACATGCGAAGACGAGTACCTCAGCCGGTTTTACAACCGGTTAGCTCGGAAGAAGAACTCGAAAACAGCGATTGTGGCAACCGCTCGGAAGTTGCTGGTTTCAATGTATCACATGCTTGACCGTGAGGAGGTGTACGATCCACCAGGGGTGAGTGCCTGA
- a CDS encoding NAD(P)/FAD-dependent oxidoreductase, whose product MTDSKSNYDVVVIGAGISGIIGAYELAIDHDVLVIDQGRVANDATSRASGLISTPQVFPDMPAFGAYAIDFFEKFSGTGIFSYKPRRKIQPVLNGGEAAARQHAQEQSEQDNPVHYYDPHEFNERFPNVARLDALEGYDGVLEYERTGMIDPMDYAHSLKNQAKSRGAEFRTDTEVLDVLVDNDVVAGVETEYGRVHAPKVVCAAGWRTNELLADHAELPVRPFRWQAVEVKLSDGLPTAYPMGSETSMEVYWRPINGDNLLIGGRPITVGSPASEPSTITDSFQTMVREQLPELLPVLEDATIVREECCPTGDSATPDALPIYDTPADAPDGLVIATGFQKGGIMSSPCTGAAIRSLVADEPAPFSLEPFQLSRFDDRSSDFPLMNIYTAFRES is encoded by the coding sequence ATGACAGACAGTAAATCAAACTACGACGTCGTAGTAATTGGTGCTGGAATATCCGGAATCATCGGCGCCTATGAACTCGCCATCGATCACGACGTGCTCGTCATCGATCAAGGGCGAGTGGCAAACGACGCAACGAGCCGAGCGTCGGGTCTCATCTCGACCCCACAGGTATTTCCGGACATGCCCGCGTTCGGTGCCTATGCAATCGACTTCTTCGAGAAGTTCAGCGGAACCGGGATATTTTCTTACAAGCCTCGAAGAAAGATTCAACCGGTGTTGAACGGTGGAGAGGCGGCGGCACGACAACACGCACAAGAGCAATCTGAACAGGACAATCCGGTCCACTACTACGACCCACACGAGTTCAACGAGCGATTCCCGAACGTCGCCCGTCTCGACGCTCTCGAAGGGTACGACGGTGTCCTAGAGTACGAGCGTACCGGGATGATAGATCCCATGGACTACGCTCACTCGTTGAAAAACCAGGCCAAGAGCAGAGGTGCGGAGTTCCGAACAGACACAGAAGTTTTGGACGTTTTAGTAGATAATGACGTTGTTGCCGGTGTCGAGACGGAATACGGGCGCGTACACGCTCCGAAGGTCGTCTGCGCTGCTGGGTGGCGAACAAACGAACTGCTCGCCGACCACGCCGAACTCCCGGTCCGCCCGTTCCGATGGCAAGCCGTCGAAGTCAAGCTTTCCGACGGCCTCCCCACTGCATACCCGATGGGATCCGAGACATCGATGGAGGTGTACTGGCGACCGATCAACGGCGACAATCTCCTGATCGGCGGGAGGCCTATTACGGTCGGTTCCCCGGCGTCGGAGCCGTCGACGATCACGGACTCCTTCCAAACAATGGTTCGGGAGCAACTCCCCGAGCTCCTTCCAGTCTTAGAGGACGCGACGATCGTTCGGGAGGAGTGTTGCCCCACAGGCGACTCCGCGACTCCGGACGCGTTGCCGATCTACGACACGCCTGCAGACGCGCCCGATGGACTGGTTATCGCCACCGGGTTCCAGAAAGGTGGAATCATGAGTTCTCCGTGTACGGGAGCCGCGATTCGGTCACTCGTGGCAGACGAGCCTGCGCCGTTCTCGCTAGAACCGTTCCAACTCTCCCGATTTGATGATCGCTCGTCTGATTTCCCACTGATGAATATCTACACGGCGTTTCGAGAGAGTTAG